A region of Armatimonadota bacterium DNA encodes the following proteins:
- a CDS encoding IS630 family transposase codes for MQEQGRYSTFEIRARAVKACEMGMPLGQVAAAYQTDRTTIYRWVKRYDAAGSPEGLRRCSSPGSGRPRTLKENESAKLLQVVVKGASEFGYETDLWTCRRAAQVLWQEFKLRVSRQTVWRRLRESGLTYQKPERRYLEASEAERTKWRRYELPKIRRCAKQHKAVLYFEDEANISLTAVLGKTWAPSGQTPTRVVSGKRGGVAAISAVSKKGRLVFRLLEKRINSTDVINFLVQLLKHHTRRHLVVVMDQAPPHTSKKTHAFVESQTRLHVFYLPKYSPDWNPDEKIWNHLKHQELKDHGARTKSELKQLASRKLRKMQRNPSQVRGIFFRCFVADLLD; via the coding sequence GTGCAAGAGCAAGGTCGTTACTCTACATTTGAGATCCGTGCTCGAGCCGTTAAGGCTTGCGAGATGGGAATGCCTCTTGGGCAGGTCGCAGCTGCGTATCAGACCGACCGAACGACCATCTACCGTTGGGTAAAGCGATACGATGCGGCTGGCAGCCCTGAGGGGTTGCGCCGGTGCAGCAGTCCAGGAAGTGGGCGACCACGCACGCTGAAGGAGAACGAGTCGGCCAAACTGCTCCAAGTTGTTGTGAAGGGTGCATCCGAGTTCGGGTACGAGACTGACCTGTGGACCTGCAGACGAGCAGCGCAGGTGCTGTGGCAAGAATTTAAACTTCGCGTATCGCGCCAAACCGTGTGGCGACGTCTTCGTGAGTCGGGATTGACCTATCAAAAACCGGAACGTCGCTATCTTGAGGCGAGTGAGGCAGAGCGTACAAAGTGGCGGCGATACGAGCTGCCGAAGATCCGCAGATGCGCCAAGCAGCACAAAGCGGTCTTGTATTTTGAGGATGAAGCAAATATCTCTTTGACAGCGGTGCTTGGAAAGACGTGGGCGCCGAGTGGCCAAACCCCGACTCGAGTAGTATCAGGAAAACGTGGAGGAGTGGCTGCGATATCTGCGGTCAGCAAGAAGGGCCGCTTAGTATTCAGGTTGCTCGAAAAGCGGATCAACTCAACCGACGTGATCAACTTCCTGGTCCAACTGCTGAAGCACCACACACGTCGCCACCTTGTCGTTGTCATGGACCAGGCTCCTCCTCATACATCCAAGAAGACGCATGCGTTCGTCGAATCTCAGACCCGACTCCATGTTTTCTACCTTCCGAAATACTCGCCCGACTGGAATCCAGACGAGAAAATCTGGAACCATTTGAAACACCAAGAGCTAAAGGATCATGGCGCTCGGACTAAGAGCGAACTTAAACAGCTCGCCTCGCGAAAACTTCGCAAGATGCAGCGCAACCCAAGCCAAGTCAG